From a region of the Rhodococcus sp. 4CII genome:
- a CDS encoding cation acetate symporter, whose product MITTLAAATDVGNPLLNIAIFVAFVVITMTIVIRASRTTKKASDFYTGGGQFSGPQNGFAIAGDYLSAASFLGIAGAIAVYGYDGFLYSVGFLVAWLVALLLVAELLRNTGRFTMADVLSFRLKQRPVRMAAALSTLVVSLFYLLAQMAGAGGLVALLLNIDGKVGQGIVVAVVGVLMIVYVLVGGMKGTTYVQMVKAVLLVAGAGIMFFLVLFAVRGNFSQLLADAQATVSGSANEAIANRDILAPGAKYGISSMSKLDFISLGIALVLGTAGLPHVLMRFYTVPTAKEARRSVTWAIGLIGAFYLFTLVLGYGAAKMVGPDVILAAPGKENAAAPLLAFELGGTIFLAIISAVAFATILAVVAGLAITASASFAHDIYASVIKRGHASEESQVRVSRITVVVIGLVSIVLGIMAMGQNIAFLVALAFAVAASANLPTLLYSLFWKKFNTTGALFSIYGGLISCLLLIVFSPAVSGKASSMFPNADFDLFPLANPGIVSIPLAFVLGIVGTYIGRRKAEDPAKQAEMEVRSLTGVGVEKAVSH is encoded by the coding sequence GTGATCACCACACTCGCCGCCGCCACCGACGTCGGCAACCCGCTCCTCAACATCGCCATCTTCGTGGCGTTCGTCGTGATCACCATGACCATCGTGATCCGGGCGAGCCGCACCACCAAGAAGGCCTCCGACTTCTACACCGGCGGCGGTCAGTTCTCCGGCCCGCAGAACGGTTTCGCCATCGCGGGCGACTACCTGTCGGCGGCCTCGTTCCTCGGCATCGCCGGTGCCATCGCGGTGTACGGGTACGACGGCTTCCTGTACTCGGTCGGCTTCCTCGTCGCCTGGCTGGTAGCTCTGCTGCTGGTCGCGGAACTGTTGCGCAACACCGGGCGGTTCACGATGGCGGACGTACTGAGCTTCCGGCTGAAGCAGCGTCCGGTGCGGATGGCCGCCGCGCTGTCCACGCTGGTGGTCTCGCTGTTCTACCTCCTCGCGCAGATGGCCGGTGCCGGCGGACTCGTCGCGCTGCTGCTGAACATCGACGGCAAGGTCGGTCAGGGCATCGTCGTCGCGGTCGTGGGTGTGCTGATGATCGTGTACGTCCTCGTGGGCGGCATGAAGGGCACCACCTACGTGCAGATGGTCAAGGCGGTCCTGCTGGTGGCCGGTGCGGGCATCATGTTCTTCCTGGTGCTGTTCGCGGTGCGCGGCAACTTCTCCCAGTTGCTCGCCGACGCGCAGGCGACGGTCAGCGGTTCCGCGAACGAGGCGATCGCCAATCGCGACATCCTCGCCCCCGGCGCCAAGTACGGCATCAGTTCGATGAGCAAGCTCGACTTCATCTCGCTCGGCATCGCCCTGGTCCTCGGTACCGCGGGTCTGCCGCACGTACTGATGCGCTTCTACACCGTCCCCACCGCCAAGGAGGCCCGCCGCTCGGTGACCTGGGCGATCGGCCTGATCGGTGCGTTCTACCTGTTCACACTCGTCCTCGGCTACGGTGCGGCGAAGATGGTCGGTCCCGACGTCATCCTCGCGGCGCCCGGCAAGGAGAACGCGGCCGCGCCGCTGCTCGCCTTCGAATTGGGCGGCACCATCTTCCTCGCGATCATCTCCGCGGTCGCGTTCGCGACCATCCTCGCGGTGGTGGCGGGGCTCGCGATCACGGCGTCCGCGTCGTTCGCCCACGACATCTACGCCAGCGTCATCAAGCGTGGACACGCATCCGAGGAGTCGCAGGTGCGGGTCTCCCGGATCACGGTGGTCGTGATCGGTCTCGTGTCGATCGTCCTCGGGATCATGGCGATGGGCCAGAACATCGCCTTCCTGGTGGCGCTCGCCTTCGCCGTGGCCGCATCGGCCAACCTGCCGACGCTGCTGTACTCGCTGTTCTGGAAGAAGTTCAACACCACCGGTGCGCTGTTCAGCATCTACGGCGGCCTGATCAGCTGCCTCTTGCTGATCGTGTTCTCACCGGCCGTGTCCGGCAAGGCGTCGTCGATGTTCCCGAACGCCGACTTCGACCTCTTCCCGCTGGCCAACCCGGGCATCGTCTCCATCCCGCTGGCGTTCGTGCTCGGCATCGTCGGCACCTACATCGGCCGGCGCAAGGCGGAGGATCCCGCCAAGCAGGCCGAGATGGAGGTCCGGTCGCTCACCGGTGTCGGTGTGGAGAAGGCCGTCTCGCACTGA
- a CDS encoding SRPBCC family protein has translation MAKLTVKTDVPLSPQETWDKASNLQDFDKWFVVHDGWRGELPETLTAGTEISSVVTVKGLRNRVKWTIKEYDAPNRIVLKGDGKGGVKLGLVLDVKAKGVASEVAFTIELGGAPLFGPIGSGVAKALKGDIEKSLQTFVELYA, from the coding sequence ATGGCGAAACTCACGGTCAAGACCGATGTTCCTCTCAGCCCTCAGGAAACCTGGGACAAGGCCTCGAATCTGCAGGACTTCGACAAGTGGTTCGTCGTCCACGACGGCTGGCGCGGTGAGCTCCCCGAGACCCTCACGGCGGGTACCGAAATCAGTTCCGTCGTCACGGTCAAGGGGCTTCGCAACCGCGTGAAATGGACGATCAAGGAGTACGACGCCCCGAACCGCATCGTGCTGAAGGGCGACGGCAAGGGTGGCGTGAAGCTCGGACTGGTGCTCGACGTCAAGGCGAAGGGCGTTGCCTCCGAGGTGGCGTTCACCATCGAACTCGGTGGCGCGCCCCTCTTCGGGCCCATCGGCTCGGGCGTCGCGAAGGCGCTCAAGGGCGATATCGAGAAGTCGCTGCAGACGTTCGTCGAGCTGTACGCCTGA
- a CDS encoding transporter substrate-binding domain-containing protein, whose amino-acid sequence MPRRRRTALAALSAALTLLAGSCTTDSASDVETQADASTIPEAFTKLPSTRAVGDCAPGSGVTARDGVFTIATDSPSYQPWFADGDPSNGKGYEGAVAREVVEKLGYGPDQVQFETVAFNDALAAGAKDFDFAIDQFTIVDTRRETVDFSSPYYAVTQSVLALKNSPAARAKSLADLAPFRLGAQVGSTSFDAITQTVQPRQAPVSFTTTDDAKAALAAGAIDALVVDIPTGFQITANEVKDSVLVGQFPRPNAVTEFFGLVLEKNSPLTACVSAAVDSLYADGTLDALAAEWITDTGGAHVLD is encoded by the coding sequence GTGCCCCGCCGACGAAGGACAGCTCTCGCCGCCCTATCCGCCGCACTGACGCTGCTCGCCGGATCCTGCACCACCGACTCGGCGTCGGACGTCGAAACCCAGGCCGACGCGTCGACGATTCCCGAAGCGTTCACCAAACTTCCGTCCACCCGCGCGGTCGGCGACTGCGCCCCGGGCAGCGGCGTCACCGCCCGGGACGGCGTATTCACCATCGCCACCGACAGTCCGTCGTACCAACCGTGGTTCGCCGACGGCGACCCGTCCAACGGCAAAGGCTACGAGGGCGCCGTGGCCCGCGAGGTGGTCGAGAAGCTCGGATACGGTCCGGATCAGGTGCAGTTCGAGACGGTCGCGTTCAACGATGCGCTGGCCGCAGGCGCGAAGGATTTCGATTTCGCCATCGACCAGTTCACGATCGTCGACACCCGCCGCGAGACGGTCGACTTCAGTTCGCCGTACTACGCCGTCACGCAGTCGGTGCTGGCGCTGAAAAATTCTCCCGCCGCGCGGGCCAAGTCGCTCGCCGACCTCGCGCCGTTCCGTCTCGGGGCGCAGGTGGGTTCCACGAGTTTCGACGCCATCACCCAGACCGTGCAGCCCCGCCAGGCGCCGGTCAGTTTCACCACCACCGACGACGCCAAGGCCGCCCTGGCCGCCGGCGCCATCGACGCGTTGGTGGTGGACATCCCGACCGGATTTCAGATCACCGCCAACGAGGTGAAGGACAGCGTCCTCGTCGGCCAATTCCCGCGCCCCAACGCCGTCACCGAATTCTTCGGCCTCGTGCTGGAGAAGAACAGCCCGCTCACCGCGTGCGTCTCGGCCGCCGTCGACTCCCTCTACGCCGACGGGACGCTGGACGCGCTTGCCGCCGAGTGGATCACCGACACCGGCGGCGCGCACGTCCTCGATTGA
- a CDS encoding ATP-dependent DNA ligase — protein MYWRREVRVPAAGARQVTIDGHRLSLTNLGKVLYPESGTTKGEVIDYYTRIAAAMLPHVVDRPATRKRWPNGVDSEPFFEKNLAASAPAWLERRALEHSDRSVHYPLLNSVAALAWAGQQAALELHVPQWRFDHAHRGPATRIVFDLDPGPGVGLAECAEVARAVRDLVANLGWTAYPVTSGSKGLHLYVPLDRKLAGSGASTIAKQVATGLEKLRPELVTATMAKSVRAGKVFVDWSQNNPSKTTIAPYSLRGRAQPYVAAPRSWDELDDPDLRQLRFEEVLERWESDGDLLAGLDPPIENDPALAEYRRKRDPGRTPEPMPDAVRPGEGNSFVIQEHHARRLHYDLRLERDGVLASWAVPKNVPTTTGENRLAVHTEDHPLEYLTFSGSIPKGEYGGGEMTIWDTGTYDTEKWRDDEVIVRLHGEHVDGRFALIRTKGDQWLMHLMKDQTPAGSGSPELPRGLSPMLASPGTLDGLDADEWAFEGKWDGIRVIAEIGGGQLKLTSRAGNDKTGDYAQLGWLAESLGDHEVVLDGEVVAFDERGVPNFGLLQQGNEPHFLAFDVLYLDGVSLLRKKYTDRRRVLEALAAKVDDLVVPPQLDGSAQEALDESRRRGWEGVVAKRRESVYLPGKRGSSWIKVKNWRTQEAVIGGWRRGQGGRSSGIGSVLLGVPEDGGLHYIGRVGTGFTERDLQELASTLGPLETDTTPFVDDLPTADRKGAVWVTPTLVAEVRFMEWTGSRRLRHPSWRGLRDDKTPEEVEVEQPS, from the coding sequence ATGTATTGGCGGAGGGAGGTTCGCGTGCCGGCTGCGGGTGCTCGTCAGGTGACGATCGACGGACATCGCCTGTCCCTGACCAATCTCGGCAAGGTCCTCTACCCGGAGTCGGGTACGACGAAGGGCGAGGTGATCGACTATTACACGCGCATCGCGGCCGCCATGCTCCCGCACGTCGTCGACCGTCCGGCCACCCGTAAACGCTGGCCCAACGGGGTGGACAGTGAACCGTTCTTCGAGAAGAACCTCGCAGCGTCCGCGCCGGCCTGGCTGGAGCGGCGCGCACTCGAACACTCCGATCGGTCCGTGCACTATCCGCTCCTGAACTCCGTCGCGGCTCTCGCCTGGGCGGGGCAGCAGGCGGCCCTCGAACTGCACGTGCCGCAGTGGCGGTTCGACCACGCGCACCGGGGACCGGCCACCCGCATCGTCTTCGACCTGGACCCCGGCCCGGGTGTCGGATTGGCCGAATGCGCGGAGGTGGCCCGCGCGGTGCGGGACCTCGTCGCGAACCTCGGCTGGACGGCGTACCCGGTCACCAGCGGCAGCAAGGGCCTTCACCTGTACGTGCCGCTCGACCGGAAGCTGGCCGGCTCCGGCGCGTCGACCATCGCGAAACAGGTGGCGACCGGACTGGAGAAGCTGCGGCCCGAACTCGTCACCGCCACCATGGCGAAGTCGGTGCGCGCGGGCAAGGTCTTCGTCGACTGGAGCCAGAACAATCCGTCCAAGACCACCATCGCCCCGTACTCGCTGCGGGGGCGGGCCCAGCCGTATGTCGCGGCACCGCGCAGTTGGGACGAACTCGACGATCCCGACCTGCGTCAGTTGCGGTTCGAGGAAGTGCTCGAACGGTGGGAGTCGGACGGCGATCTCCTCGCCGGGCTGGATCCGCCTATCGAGAACGACCCGGCCCTCGCCGAGTACCGGCGCAAGCGCGATCCGGGGCGGACGCCCGAGCCGATGCCGGACGCGGTGCGGCCGGGGGAGGGCAACAGTTTCGTCATCCAGGAACATCACGCTCGGCGCCTCCACTACGACCTGCGTCTCGAACGCGACGGGGTGCTCGCGTCGTGGGCGGTGCCGAAGAACGTGCCGACGACGACGGGGGAGAACCGGCTGGCCGTGCACACCGAGGACCACCCGCTGGAGTATCTGACTTTCTCGGGATCCATCCCCAAGGGCGAGTACGGCGGCGGCGAGATGACCATCTGGGACACGGGCACGTACGACACCGAGAAGTGGCGGGACGACGAGGTGATCGTCCGGTTGCACGGCGAGCACGTGGACGGCCGGTTCGCGTTGATCCGCACCAAGGGCGATCAGTGGCTGATGCACCTGATGAAGGACCAGACCCCCGCCGGGTCGGGGTCGCCGGAGTTGCCGCGCGGACTGTCGCCGATGCTGGCGAGTCCCGGCACTCTCGACGGTCTGGATGCCGACGAATGGGCGTTCGAGGGCAAATGGGACGGCATCAGGGTGATCGCCGAGATCGGTGGCGGGCAGCTGAAGCTGACGAGCCGGGCAGGCAACGACAAAACCGGTGACTACGCGCAATTGGGTTGGCTCGCCGAGTCTCTCGGGGACCACGAGGTGGTTCTGGACGGCGAGGTGGTCGCGTTCGACGAGCGCGGTGTCCCCAACTTCGGTCTGCTGCAGCAGGGCAACGAACCGCATTTCCTCGCGTTCGACGTGCTGTACCTCGACGGGGTCTCGTTGCTGCGCAAGAAATACACCGACCGGCGACGCGTCCTCGAGGCGCTCGCCGCCAAGGTGGACGACCTGGTGGTTCCCCCGCAACTGGATGGGTCCGCGCAGGAAGCGCTGGACGAGAGCCGCCGCCGTGGGTGGGAGGGCGTGGTGGCCAAGCGCCGCGAATCCGTGTACCTGCCGGGCAAGCGCGGGTCGAGCTGGATCAAGGTGAAGAACTGGCGTACACAGGAAGCCGTGATCGGCGGGTGGCGCCGCGGTCAGGGCGGGCGGTCGAGCGGAATCGGATCGGTGCTTCTCGGTGTCCCCGAGGACGGCGGATTGCACTACATCGGACGGGTCGGAACCGGCTTCACCGAACGGGATCTGCAGGAACTCGCGTCCACCCTGGGCCCGCTCGAAACCGACACCACCCCCTTTGTCGACGACCTTCCGACCGCCGACCGTAAGGGTGCCGTGTGGGTCACTCCCACGCTGGTGGCGGAGGTGCGGTTCATGGAATGGACCGGTTCGAGGAGACTGCGGCACCCCAGTTGGCGCGGGCTCAGGGACGACAAGACACCCGAAGAAGTCGAGGTGGAGCAACCGTCATGA
- a CDS encoding site-specific integrase, with the protein MDAEGWLSGERRKIELDAWTPPGERKAEGLTLSHYAETWYAETNGRHKPRTRDLNRGYLDRVILPSLGVVPIDKLTVQMIRAWYAGLDAFPTRNSNAYSLLRTILNQALDDELIQANPCRVKRAAVKHRVVEPIALRASELQTLAREMKVERWRALVLVGGFSGLRWGELAALRCSDFSLTDDDCSVTVARAAVRRKGSFEISRPKSKAALRTVPLPSGLRPIIEEHLATFAQSGRDGLAFPSVTDAVPHENTVRPHYKRAAANIGHPNLRFHDLRHSAATLFAQAGATLADHMTLMGHTSPAMSARYTHSTAARNRALVEGLWTTGTADDEDEKAPVDS; encoded by the coding sequence ATGGACGCCGAGGGATGGCTTTCCGGTGAGCGCCGCAAGATTGAGCTGGACGCGTGGACACCGCCCGGTGAGAGGAAGGCGGAAGGCCTGACTCTCAGTCACTATGCCGAAACGTGGTACGCCGAGACGAACGGCAGGCATAAGCCGCGCACACGAGACTTAAACCGCGGCTACTTGGATCGCGTGATCCTGCCCAGTTTGGGCGTGGTTCCCATCGACAAGCTAACGGTGCAGATGATCCGGGCGTGGTACGCCGGTCTCGATGCGTTCCCGACGCGTAACTCGAACGCATATAGCCTGCTGAGAACGATTCTGAACCAAGCGCTTGACGACGAGTTGATCCAAGCCAACCCGTGCCGCGTGAAGCGCGCCGCTGTGAAGCATCGTGTTGTGGAGCCAATTGCTCTGAGAGCTTCTGAGCTGCAAACTTTGGCGCGTGAGATGAAGGTTGAACGCTGGAGGGCTCTAGTTCTCGTCGGAGGATTCTCGGGGCTCCGCTGGGGTGAGTTGGCGGCGCTGAGGTGCTCCGACTTTTCACTCACAGATGATGACTGCTCCGTGACTGTGGCGCGGGCGGCAGTTCGGAGAAAGGGGAGTTTCGAGATCAGCCGACCGAAGTCGAAAGCGGCGCTACGAACGGTGCCATTGCCGTCCGGCCTGCGCCCGATTATCGAAGAACATCTCGCGACGTTTGCGCAGTCCGGTCGCGACGGCCTGGCCTTCCCTTCGGTGACAGACGCTGTCCCGCATGAGAACACGGTGAGACCACACTACAAACGAGCGGCTGCGAATATCGGTCACCCAAATCTGCGCTTTCATGATCTACGCCACTCGGCGGCAACCCTGTTTGCGCAGGCTGGTGCGACGTTGGCCGATCACATGACGCTGATGGGGCACACAAGCCCCGCTATGAGTGCGCGGTATACACACTCGACAGCCGCACGAAATAGAGCGCTGGTAGAGGGCCTATGGACAACCGGGACGGCCGACGACGAAGACGAAAAGGCCCCCGTCGATAGCTGA